TTCAGACGATGCAAATATTAACTTTGTTGACAGACTAAGTATCTACCAGAATTTTAAGCCATTGGATGACGGTAGTTGGATGATACATCTAGACCGTTTATTTGTTGATTTTGTCAGAACTTCTGAGGATGCATTAGGTATTATAGGCCGAAAAACTACTTCTTATAAAAATATAGAGATAAATATAGAGGATATAGACAGATATTTGGCAGGACGGGAAGAGGTTATTATCGATGAACAGGCAATGCAAAGAGACGAATCCTTTTGGGAAGAGAACAGGCACTTGAGTTTAACCAAAAATGAGGCAGCGGTTTATAAAATGATAGATTCATTGAAAAATGTGCCTATGATTCGAACCTATGTTGATATTGTAAATGCTTTAGCAACCGGTTATTATGCTTTGGGGCCGGTTGAAATTGGTCCGTATTTTTCTTTTTATGGCTACAATGAAGTAGAAGGGCATCGATTTTTAATGGGTCTGCGGACAAGCAATGATTTTAGTAAAAATATAATGTTTGGTGGCTATGCGGCTTACGGAACAAAAGATAAAAGAATAAAATACGGAGGAAGTCTGCTCTGGCTTTTGGAAAAGTCTCCGCGCATGTCAATTGGTGCAATGTTCAGAGATGATGTGAGCCTAAGTACCGATAACAGAGACGGCTTTGGAACTGATAATATTTTTGCTTATTTTCTGCGGAGAGATATCCCTTTAAAATTAGTGAATATAAGAGAAGGTCGGGCTTTTTATGAAAAAGAATGGCCAATTGGCTACAGCCAGAGAGTTGGTGTGGGCCACCGGGAAATAGAACCTTATTTTGATTTCACCTATTTAAATGGTGAAGCTGCTGCCGCTTCCGATACATTTTTAAATAAAATTACAACTACTGAAATTACCCTTAAGTCGAGATTTGCATACAGAGAAAAGTTTGTTTCAGGGCAGTTTCAAAGACTCAGCCTCGGAAGTCAGTATCCAATTCTCCAATTACAATACACATACGGTGTTCCAAATGTATTGAACAGCAATTTTTCATACCATAAATTGGTTGGGGACTTAAGCCATACATTTAGGTTGAACCCGATTGGCAGAATGCACATGAACCTTACCTTTGGAAAAGTTTTTGGCGATTTACCTTATTTGCTTTTAGAAGTTCATGAAGGAAATGAAGGCTATTTCTTTAATTCAAGAAGTTACAACCTGATGAATAATTACCAGTTTGCCAGTGATCAGTTTGTTGGCTTGTATCTGAGTCATCATTTTGAAGGTTTGTTTTTCAACAGAATTCCCGGAGTTCGAAATCTCAAGTTCAGAGAAGTTATTCATGCAAAAGCACTTCTTGGGTCTATGAGTGAAGAAAATCGCTTTCTAAACCGCTTTAACGAAGTGTACTCTCCTTCACCTACTCCTTATATTGAAGCAGGTGTGGGCATTGAAAATATACTTAAATTCTTTAGAGTTGATGCTATCTGGAGATTGACATACAGGGATTTACCTGACACCTCTCCCTTTGGAGTAAGAGTTGGGATGCAACTTTCTTTTTAACTGTAAAAATGTCCTTAAGTTTTAAGGTACCCTCTTTTATTTTTTTGAAATAATTTTCAAATACAACAAAGTTTTAAGTGTAATTTGAAGCAGCTCCCTGAACAAGCCTAAAATTAGAGGATAAAAGTAGACAAAAATGAGTGTTCCAACAAAAGCTATAATTGCTTTTGTATTTATAAGAGCTACAATCGCAATTATTATCCCCAAAGGATAGCTTATGACAATTAAAGCATTAAAAACACTTACAAACCAAACATAAAGAGGAAAGTCCGAGGATAGGTTTGACTCTTCAGAATCTTCAGAGCCGGTATTTGATAAGCTTACCAGTGCATTAACATAAATCTTATATGGGAGGGTAAATATTTTAAGAATAAGCAAGTCTAAAACTTTTAATATTACATTCCCTACATTGATATTTTTGTCTTCCATAGTATAGATAATTAGGTTTAATAAAAAAAATATATTTTCATTTCAAAGCTATAAAAAATTGACATTTAAAAAAGTATAAAAAGTTTTTTCGTATAAAAATCACTATATTTTATATAATAAAAGTTGCATTTGACTACGGCTTAAACCTTAAATCCGTAGATATAGCTTGTTTTAGCTATCATCAACCAACTAAATGTAGTTTAAAGGTGTTTTTTTGATTAATTTTGAAGCAATCTGAATTTGACTTTAATCAGTAAATAGACAATATAAAAGTTTATGGAATTTTTCTTCATACTTCCTTTAAAAAATCCGGTGGCCGTATTTGCCCTTGTAATGGCAATTATTTTTATCGCCCCCATTATTTTT
This Chitinophagaceae bacterium DNA region includes the following protein-coding sequences:
- a CDS encoding carboxypeptidase-like regulatory domain-containing protein; the encoded protein is MSDIKQFIIYTFFTLFFLFTAFDAFSQQIVVSGRVIDDHTEEAIPFAHVHIKGTPAGTYTDMDGYFELQSSVRGDSVIATTIGYQKQAITIERALAGNVTIRMFRSDFNIEEVVVRAGENPAHIILRKIIENKPRHNKDNLENYKYEVYNKIELDLTNITENFKNRRIFRQVDFIFDNIDSLSEEKPFLPIFITETISEYAKRTSPTRERERILASKVSGSQNESITQFLGSMYQDINIYNNWVDILNRSFVSPIANQGLSYYNYFLVDSAYIDDVWSFQIHFKPKYRGSSTFVGEFWVADSSFAINRISMQISDDANINFVDRLSIYQNFKPLDDGSWMIHLDRLFVDFVRTSEDALGIIGRKTTSYKNIEINIEDIDRYLAGREEVIIDEQAMQRDESFWEENRHLSLTKNEAAVYKMIDSLKNVPMIRTYVDIVNALATGYYALGPVEIGPYFSFYGYNEVEGHRFLMGLRTSNDFSKNIMFGGYAAYGTKDKRIKYGGSLLWLLEKSPRMSIGAMFRDDVSLSTDNRDGFGTDNIFAYFLRRDIPLKLVNIREGRAFYEKEWPIGYSQRVGVGHREIEPYFDFTYLNGEAAAASDTFLNKITTTEITLKSRFAYREKFVSGQFQRLSLGSQYPILQLQYTYGVPNVLNSNFSYHKLVGDLSHTFRLNPIGRMHMNLTFGKVFGDLPYLLLEVHEGNEGYFFNSRSYNLMNNYQFASDQFVGLYLSHHFEGLFFNRIPGVRNLKFREVIHAKALLGSMSEENRFLNRFNEVYSPSPTPYIEAGVGIENILKFFRVDAIWRLTYRDLPDTSPFGVRVGMQLSF